The Carcharodon carcharias isolate sCarCar2 chromosome 17, sCarCar2.pri, whole genome shotgun sequence DNA segment ATGGATGATCATTGAGGGGGTAGACAGAAAGGTCTAGGCTTgactgggggaggaaggtgtaccgggggtgggggtgaggaacgatggtgctgggggtggggtggggggtagaggaaGTATGGGAAGAGGGGTGTGTAATGGTGGAGAATGCGATAACTGAGGAGGAAGGAGGTGTAAGGGGAGAGAAAGGTGAATGGGAAGAAGTTTGGCGGATCAAAGGAGTTTGGGGGGATGGAAGGTTTTTGGAAGGGAGGAGTCTAGGGGGAGGAAgtttggaagggggaaggagctcagagtggggaaggagtctggggagaGGCCGGAGGGGGAAAGGAATCTAGGAGGaacagggagtttggaggggggaaagaaTAAGAGTGGAGGAAAGAGtcctggggaggaaggagtaagggtggaggaagggggaagggtgttggaaggacaaagagagggatgtccaggtgcaggggaggggtctgtggagtctatgactgcctcctggggagcaaaattAGAGTGGACATGGtagaatgagtgagaatgagagggggcaGAAGAAGCCagtagggtgagagggtgagggtgcaacagTAGCGATAGAAGAgatagcgagggtggttggtggggactcaggtAGACACGGACCctcagggtgggaaggaggaggttgggaggtCAACGTGGGATATGGATCGGACTCTTGGGAAGATAcagaacatgcacattcactggaCATCCTGGGAAGAAAAGGATTCTGGTTggtaggtggtggtggggaagtggaAAATGATGCCAGGCATGTCAACAATGATGGGAGaaaagaaatgggtgactggggcagGGGAAAAGACAAGGGAGCTGAAGATATACTTAACAACCAATGTGCTTCTGCAATCTGAAGTGAAAAGAGCCTCAtgttgggtgggcagagatgcaggtcagctcagatggacaactgaaagagaaccccagcaggcagcattgaaaatgcccaggacattgaggtgagtgtaatGGAGGAAGGCTCCGCTTGCATTGGAAAGTGCTTGGACGAGGCTCTGAAAGATCTTGccatacacacacttctccctccagaatcactcatggtcaggcagcatgcagctgaactgctagtggggggggaaggcaggaggaggactcacaaagcctagaaatgaagctgaaagccaccattacacattactcagtgaaagtgaaaatACTTTcggattataaagtgacaaactgTGTTTAGCCGTGcaatcacttgtgatcagaaattcttaacttctcTATGCCTATCACTTctcctaggtgctgccctgacatctgcagcaatggttgcctctgatgattttgGCATGTGtactctggagagccgaggcatTGAGAGCCCCGTCTTGCTTTGTCTGTCCtcctgtggggcagctgctccctctgtggtgacagaggatgaggttgaggggggggtcacaggcaaaggggacttggagacagaggacaacctctgagattcctgagcggatgacccaggggtgtccagctgctgctcctcctcccctcaggtgcccgagggccccagcctgactctttgaggggaaggagcacctagagggacatcgaggtgccccgtttccctctcgcgttgtcAATGCAGGAGCTCACCCTTGGCTACTGTGATGAAGTGCAAGTCTGTGCGTGCATCTCTACATTCTGCTGCATCAGGGTCTCCATAGCGacctggtgtgtttcccaggaatgcataattaatgaggcgggaatgggatgagatggtttgAAAAGCCGcgattgtggccggcgggtaaaatgtcctttaccctgcccgctaccgcacttagtgtaaatctggaacaattccacTCAAAGACATGTATTTATATTGTGCATCACCATGTGCTTCAGGATTCTCCAAAGAACTTCACACCCAATGAATATCTCTTGAAGTGCAACCACAGTTGTTATGCAgccaaacatggcagccaatttgcatgcagcaagatcccacaggtgAACGAACAATCATTAAGGCCCCTGTGAAAGAGACTGCGTGCAATCATTTTCTTAACATAATGCAGCAGCCTCAATGCCAAGTATTTCAGTGAGAAGAAGCTGTAGGAAAGAGGAATACTGTCTCCTTGGTGCTGTCAATTCTCACAAGCTCTGCTGCAATTGCAACAATCAGATAACCTTTCTTCAGGTACCAGCATTGTacctgtgtatgtgagtgtggcaCCCATCAGTCAGTGAGGACTCTAACTGCTGTAAGATCAATGCTTTCATAGTAACTGCTGAAAAGTGTGCTGCAGTCATCCTAGGGAGGACTTGATTGTTTTTTTCACAgatatgctgctgctgctgatcgcTGTTGTCAGCTTCCTGCGTTATCCAAGGACAGGAGGAAGAAGCCATTTGTGAACTCACACGTTTGCTTTGTTTCACAAATCAGGTACAATTCCCCCAAGGAAGAAAAGTCTGCATTTATGTTGCATCTTTCACAGCCGACATTCATCCAGGACCTAAACCAGTAACAAGTTGACTGTTCAATCATCtcaacaacatcttgcatttatatcacactttTAGTGAGCAAAACATcctgaggcacttcacaggagcctaACAGGAGATAATCTGTTAAAACACTGAGTTAAAAGAGAAGATAATTGGGCAGGTGATTAAAAAAATGGTCTAAGCGATAGGTTTTAAATCACATCTTATAGGATGAGTACATACAtacaaaccaggagcaggagtaggccattcagccactcaagcctgctccatcatttgataagatcatggctgatcagattgtggcctcaacttgaCCTTCCTCTTGACCCCCTATACCCTTCAATTCCCTTGTCCATCAAGAATCTTTTCTAACccagcctcaaaaatattcaatgaccctgcctccactgttcacaggttcagggagggaattccagagcccaggcagctgaagatgcaGCCGTCAATGCTGCAGCGATGCAAATGGGGAATGTGCAAGAGGTCAGCATTGGAGAAAGGTTGAGGGAGGTtccagagagagggatgtggtggggccacagagggatttgaacacaagaataAGAATTTCTAACTTGAAGTGTGGGTGGACTGGCAGTCAATTGGTGAAAGGATACGATTGGCGTGAGTTCAGATACAggcagcagatttttggatgagCCCAAGTTTAAAGAGGGTTGAAGATGGGAGGCTCGTCAGTGGATTGCTTGAATCTGGAGGTAGGGAAATGGGTAAAGCTGATGCACTGAGGATGGTGTGAAGACAGGTGATATTACAGAGGAGGAAGTCAGTAGATTTTGTCAGCTGTGAGTGGGGCCATGCTCAGAATgtccaaagcactttgcaaccaTTGAGCAATTTCTGAAGAGTTGTCACTGCTGCAGTGTCTGCAGAAACAAAAAGCTAATTTTTAGACAGCGgggctccacaaacagcaatgtaatgaaTGGTCAGCTAATCTTTTTTGGTGttgctggttgagggatgaagGTTGATCAGGACATCAGGAGAATTCCCTGCTCTTGAAGAAAGAATTAATCTGAACATGCTGAAAGGGCCCCAGTGGATCTAAAGATGAACATATATTCTCCGTCAGTTCTGACAACTGCATTCTCTTCATGGAGCTGAAAACCCCATGTTATCAGACTCCTGGGACTGGTGAGGAGGGGGACTGgcggagtgggtgagggacattatgtgtgcgcgcgcgtaaaaaaaaaacaggattttCTTATGTGTGTGTTAGTCCCTGTTCGTGCAGCCAAACCTGGTCTTCAATCGTCTCAGCTATCCCTGGCATTGGACAAAGACCTTGCTCCGTCTGGACTGCGTGGTAACAATGACCACCCGAAGTGTTAAGAACCCATGCACAGGTATCAtctacccccctgcccccccctcgAAATGAATTTCAGGACCTGGAATATCAGGACTCTCATGGACAACCTCAGCAGAGTGTGTGGATCCGGCATTGGACTTTTTGGTCACATCAGAACCCACAATCCTGGAGTGGAAGAAAGTCATCCTCAGTCCTCAGGGACTGCAATCTGTCCAAACATTACATCTTTTCAGTAACTTCATCCAGCTTTTCACCATTAAACAACATCTACATTTCAGTAAGTGCttcattgtaaagcactttgagacgtccTGATGTTGTGAGACATGGTAAATAAGTACACAGTTTTGTTCCTCCTTCCCCTGCTGTCTTGGGCACAGCGGGCCTCTTTTATGTGCTGTTTTTAGTTAATTAATGCAGTATCATTTTCCAAGCTGAACGTTCAAATACATGCATCGCAAATCTGTGTAGATACTCCATACACTGAAACAGCTCCTTAAATACTTGCTTGAAGCAAATTAATTCAATACATGTGGCTTGCCTGAAGTCGCAAGCCAGGAATTCTGAGCAGTGCTTATATGGAAACGCCGCGTCAGGATTTTTCAGTCCCACTGTGCTGCAACAATCTCATCAAACAGCTCAGATCTGATTAATGCAGTTCATAATCTTCCAAAAGCATAACAGGAAACCTTGTAGTGGATTGACAGCATGTCTCATTCTGACGCAGGCACACTTGaaagaaaatgccagaaaagaaactttaaacaaaaagCCTGAGCCAAACATTACCTGCGATTCTTAGGGTGGGTGACAAATTTCCCTGTTGCTTTCCACACGTACATTAGCTGCTCTACCATGCCATTGCTCAGAGCAACGTTGTTTTATAAGAATGGGAACATGATACCAAATAATACTCGTACTTCCTCAGGTGCATCAGCACACCCCTTTACGGAAATAATGTCCCACTGTTAAGTCAACATGCGATGCGGTCCTTCAGAGTTTAATGAACTTGGCAGATTATGAATTTTGGCTGTGGGTCGAAAGCACGGAAGCATTCAGTTTCTTTAACATGAATTTGCATCCACAGTTTAACAGAATGTGAAACCTACAATGTGTTGAAAATATACAAATATACCAGGCAACCATGTGCTTCATGCTGTATGGAGCCACTTCTGTGCCCAGAAATCAGCTATGCAGGGAGTTCTTGCAGTTTGCATGTGCGAGAAATTTATGAGACCCTGGAGTTATGGGCTTATGTTATTGCTTGAAATTTCtgacccccgccccccgcccccctcccccaagctgGAACTTCAAGCGACCTTACAGCCACAATGCTGAGCTCCAGTTGAACACTGCACCACTGCTTTCAGTGCTCCCAGTATCTCTCACACCATCCCGCATGTTGTAAGGCAAGTTCAACAAATGCTTCCCCTGTATTCCATTCTCCAATCGACAACACTCACACCAAGATATCAGCTGAGTTATCTACTTGCCTTGCCCTCATATAGAAAGGGTAATTGATACTGGGGGAAAAAAACTTGAGTCTCAGTAACTTTTGACAtaagtaaacttgcagggctgcGGGGATCGAGTCGGGGAATGGGACTACGTCGCTATGCATAGATGTGACAGACTAGATGGGacacatggcctccttctgtgccattatgacACTATAACATGATTAACTGATATGATTTTGCACTGCACTAGCAGTTCCAGGGAAATCTGATCACTGTTATCCCTCACTTCAATGTGAGACCAAGGAACAACGTAGTCACGATGAAATCTTTTTAAACTCCAGGTCTGCAGTCTGTCACCGACCTctttctgagaactgaacagaatAAAACATCCTGTTCAGGGTTTGGTTTGATCAATGCCCAGATCTACTTTCAAAATGGAGGGCTGCACACTGGTGGATCTTTCTTTCAGGCCAATTTTAGCGTGCCATTATCATCGTGGCTGAATATGACCAATTTAGCAGAGCAGGGATTGTACGTGGAATTTCCCACCACCATGCTATGCATTCAGCTTCTGAACTGTGAAGGGAGGATATATTTTGCATCAATAGTCTGTGCATTTGGACTGTGATCATGAATAGAAGTGAAGATATTCACCTGCTGAAAGCACATCTTCATCTTGAATACTAAATTTCAtatttctctccatctcacagcCTGGATATGTATTGATTTAGTGTACCAAGTGCTACTGCAATCAATAATATCACTAGAGGAATTCAGACTTGATGAAAACACATGAACCTTTTCAGAAGGGAGTTCGGGAGGGATATCTCCAACTGATAAATCACACACAGATTGTTCAGTTAACAATTACTGGGGCAATGTTTTGGCTTTGTTGCAGCCCTCCTATCTGAGCCAGATTTGAAACCTGCTCCAGCCAATCCTGGCATCAAAAGACTGTCTCTAAATTCTGGGATGACATCCAGCAAGACGCTGGAGTCTGGTTGGTGTGGGTGGCCCAAACTCATTCTACGGGTTGTGGGAGCCCATAAATCCTCCCCACCGTTATATGACTGGCCAGCCTCTTGGCTGCTATCAGGATGGCTATGGAAGGAGCATTGGCATCAAGCTGCTAATCAGCCTGGGGATCCTTTCAGTACTTGACACTGTTTCTCTCCAAGGGGAGAACACCAAGGCATGAAAATAAAATACAAGTCCTGGCAAGAGTTGGTCAGATTACTTCAACACTTCGAAGAAGCTGATCTCAGAGATGTCGAAGGAAGCCAGGAAGATAAGTTCATTGGACAACAAGATGTTTGTTCGCTTGTTACAAGGGGCAAAAGCCAGTTTTATCTCCAATCAGCCCTATTTGCCCATATTAATATGCTCTTTCATCATGTGTGTACAACGCACTCGAGTTATATACTACAAATGTACTTGATCAATAAACTCAAAACATTTTGGTAAAGTTGTAAATTGTTTGAGGCCTGACAAAATTAGTTCAGATGACTTCATTTTGCTTTATTTtgttggttctctctctctctctttttcctccctcccaCCAAGAATTACATCTCTGAAAAGTTAACCTTTAGCCTTGATTACCAAAGGCGTACAAATTTTGAAACCAGATTAAACAGATTCAGAACCTGAGGGATGCCCCCTCTtgacaatgcccatcaccaactcAAACAGTAAATGTTCTACCACATACAACACGCGGCACTTTTGACTTTTCCGAGCATTTGAAGAATGTGTTGCTGTCTGTAGCCAGATAGAAGTAGATGGACTCCGTCAATGGCAGGAAATGTTTgcatatttatttttttttaagtcgAGCTCGTGGCTGGGCTGACCGACAAGCCCAGCTGAAGAGAGTCCAGGGTCAATCTTCCTCACTCTGGAGGAAACTATGTGTCGTGACTTAAATGTCCATCTCAAATTGGGCATCATCTCCTGTTgaagcaaaacaaaacaaaaaaggtGTTCAGTGACCTTTTCATTATTACAAGGTTGACGCAACTGTCAGAAGATGGTTGGTTACCTGACCCTCCATTTatgcccacctcccaccccatctTTACAGGGCAGACTCACTTTTGACAAGAGATTGCTTCCACAATATTGCAATACCTCATTCATGTTCTCATTCTTCACATTTAACTTGCTGGAAAAAATATGGTAGCCCACCGGGCCAGGAATGAAGCAGCACAGTGCAATCAGGTCCCATGTTTCTCACATGCAGATTTTACGAGATAGTCATCAGAATTGCAAGCCGTGTTGATTAACCCCCTCATTAATCCAGTCATACTGAAGCCAAATATCATGTCTCAATTGTTTGCTGGTGTAGAGAGCAGTTATCGCCATCGTGCGCCTGTtctgcagtaagacctggattgtgcatcagtgacacataagagtgctagagaaattccaccaGCAACGCCTCCTCTGCATCCTCCGGATTCAACAGCAGGACCGTCGAACAAACGCCAGTGTCTTGTTGAAGTTAGCTCCACAAGCCTTCAGGCAAAACTCATGCAAGATCAACTATACTGGACTGGACACAACGTCTGGATGCCCAAAAGCATCACAGccgccaggtcctgttttctcaactctcaaatgaccAGTGTTCCAGCGTGGATAAAGAAAACATTTCAAAGACACtgtgaagctctccttgaagtgcgGCAGCGTGGACATTAATGACTGGGCATTAATGTTACCAATTGCTCAAAATGCttacaacttgtccatcaagttgCATCACACTTTGAGTTACAATGTcctaatgatgaggcagagaaggaaagaaaaggaagcaaaccctgcactctggatccctcGTAGGGCATCCTGCcctatgtgcccaaagatctatgGGTCAAGAATCGGCCGGTTCAgtcactacagaaactcaccaaccaGTGTCGACATCATCCTCAAATCGAGGGACAGCTGATGAAGACAAAGCTCAAATCAGAGACTCTAGTTTGGATGGACTAAATATACAATAACAGTGCTGGTGTTAAGTGGATAACACAAACTAACACCCCTACCCCATGCAATGTGCCCTTCCCGGAAATCCTACCAATACACCGGCTCCCATGACTTACCACCTGCTGCCTTCTCCTCATGACTGTTCACGTGATTTGCTGCTGGCTTCACCTTCTCTGCTGTATTCGGACTTGTGACACCCGGAATGTTTGGAAGATCACGCGGAGGAGTCCTGGCAACAGGGGAATTGCGGCATTCCATGAGGAATTTGCGGTCATAAATAATGCGGGTGCCTGCAACATGAAAGCAATGCAGTGATCAGAACAAGAGGGAGTTAATGTTATTCATTACAAGTGTGCAGGTTTTACAGACTTGGATCATGTTTTCTCAGGCTGCACTGCCACGATGGAAGGACGCTTGCTGTTTTGAATGATGTTTTTCCACAAGAAACCAGAGTACTCCAGGTTGGATCCTAGCCCGTGATGTCATTGAGAGGATTGCAGTATCAAGTACGTTTAAGCAGCCAGGGATCCAGTTCAAGTTCATGAACCCTGtgttacagcaccttccaaattcgcTACCATGACAGCATGAAAGAATATTCATCAGTTCACTAAATATCATGCATATTCAAAACTGTACTGATTGCCTTTAAAATGTTCTCTCCGAGGGACAGCATTTTAAATGCTACTTTCAATTAGCACCTCAGGGTTTTGCTGGTCCTTGTGGCAGTGGTCCACACTGCCTAAGTTAATTTCCTACTCTCAAGTCTTTAAATTTTGACTAAGATCTTTGTTCAAATGCCCTACACTTGTGGGAACCTTCCCTTACAGATCACTACCATTTTATCATACACAGAGACAAGGGAGTGATGTCCTTGAACCAATAGTATGTCATCTATCTGAAAGCCAAATCTAGtcaattcagcccttcaaactgaCTTAGGCATCCTGTTTCCAACGAAGACACAGGAATTCAGCTGAAAGCTTTGTTTTGAGGTTTTTCACCAAAGCAGGCATGCTTTCTCTCACAGATATCTGCTTCCTTTTCCAGCCTCAGCCAGTGTTATCAGCTGAAGGCACAAAGTGTTTgtaattcatggaatgtgagcatttctggcaaggtcagcatttattgcccatcccattaggacgtggcggtgagctgccttcttgaacctctgcagtccatgtggtgaaggtacacctacagtgctgttaggaagagattcTGACCCAGCAATGACGAGGGACCAGggatatagggcagaatcttctgctcttgCTGGTGGAGAGCTTGGAGGCAGAAAGGGCAGATAATTAGGCGGGATAAGGGCGGCTTGGCCGATGTTCGACCTTCCCATCCCACCACCCAGTGAAGCCCTAAGTGGCCAATAAATGACCACTAAAGGGCCTCATCCCATCATTGCTGCTATTTGCCTGGCTGTAGGTGGAGCTGTTGCCATGTGGTGTAGAAAACAGCATATGGTGTTCACATgcccctgctgcccttgtccttctagaagcaagttggaaggtgctgttgaaagaactTCAGTGAGTTGCTCTAGCGCACCTTAGATATTGTACATGTTGCtggcactgtgcatcagtggtggagggagtgccaatcaagcggtctgctttgtcctggatgatgctgagcttcttgtgttgttggagctgcactcacccagctaagagggggagtattccatcacactcctgacttgtgccttggagatggaggacagactttggggaatagaaggtgagttattcaatgcagaattcccagcctctaaacTGTTCTAGCACCCGCAGAATTAATGTGGTTGATCCAGTCAAGTTTCTGCTCAATTGggactccaggattttgatggtgggggatttgaAAAGGGTGAAGGAAGTGGTTAGACTCTCtccttttggagatggtcattggatGATTATGTGCCATAAATGGCCCTTGCAACTTGGCATTCCAAGCCtaaacattgtccaggtcttactgccaTGCAGGCAATTTAGTTCTGAAGCTTTTCACAAGCACgaatgtaatttctctctctcacataaccCATTTGCTTCCTTTCGAAGCCTTGGTCAATGTTATCAGCTGCAGACACACACTACATTATGCTTCTGGCTATACTCTCAGTAAAATGTGGAAAGTAATATTCTGCCGATTGTAATGTTACATAATCAAGTCTTTTTGCAGCTTAACAATTTCCGTTATCTGGCGGCATGGAGCCCAATGATGGGTAATGAAAACAGGCAGTTAACTGAAGTATTGCTGATACTTAACATGACACAGTAATGCTTTAGGCTACTGGACGCAAGAAACTGTTGTACAAAAGAAATGTTATATCAAGTGTGCAGGGAGGTGCTTGCTCATGTGAGGTACTTTCCTTCAAACATTGTGCCTGGTCATCAAGAAGGTAGAAAATGAATGCCTGTACAATACAAGACTGACGGGGTTGGGTTTATTCCACTTTATCCATCTTCTGGGTGTTTTGTTGGGGTATGGCTCTGTTAATCCATATGGTGGACGTGGGGTTAAACTGCACGTACAGTGGCAAGTGGAGTATTTGAccaggagggggcggggtggtgggacgGAATGGAGAACAGTACAACCAATCCAATCATCAGAATGGATAACTGTATACAATGAACCCAATCTCCTCCTACTCTGAGCACAGGATTTTGGAGCATATTAGGATATAGAACATTGGTGCCAGGGATTGAATTCTGATTGAACAAACCACTTGCAGCATATGTGTCCACTGAGCTACTGATGAGGTCTGTTCAATAATGTTCATTAAGATTTGGTGTCTGTGAGCCAAGAGCTATTTGAAAACTGGGCACCCATTCAAGTCAATGTTGAACGAACAAACATAAACTCAAGGTTACTAGAAACATTATCCACTTAAAGATAATATTCAAAGACATAACATGTACATCTGGCAATGTAGAAATATTTCTCCCAACAACAGGTTTGTCACCTTCAGTTAATGAGGTATGTTCTAAAAAGCTTTCACTGCAACTTGAGCAGATAGCCTCCCTTTTTTCTGTTGTCAGCGCTGTGATCCTGGTCACATTTATTCTCTTTGTGGAGTAATGCCCACTTAACCCTTGTCAATTTGTGCCAATATTTGGACAGAATGCGATGAGGTCACAGAGGGAATGTTTATCGTGGGACTATCAGCATTTGGAGGATACTGACTTCAAATAGTCATCCCTGATAAAAAAAAGGGCATACAACGTGAGCAAACAAAGTCAAGGAGGAATAGCAAGCCAATAAATGATTAAGCTTCTGTACAGATGATGAACTGCCCCATTTTGAACATTGTTGATTTGACACTTTGTTTGTCTTTAAAAACCTTATATAATCTCAATATCTGATACCGTACTCTGAAATGGTACAAAAAAGAGGTTGCTATTACTTAGTGTTGAACTCAACAAAATACGCCCAACAGGATGTAGAGAAGCAGGGATAATTTTGGTCAATATAATCTGTGTGAGAATCTGTTCCTTATCACTGTGGCAATTGCTGTGCGACATTATTCCTCCAGTAAAAGATGGGGTGAACAATTTCTTGGAAAAagaaaacactgtggatgctgtaaatTTGTAATCAATATATTATACTGGAAATTCTTTAGGTCAGGCAGCCACCTATGGACAGACAAGCTAAGTTAATGATTCAGGTCAATGAAGTTAGCTGTTCTCATCCCCACCTGGGATAACTGTACCTCAAAGCTTACTCTGAAGCTGCACAGGATGAAAAGGCTGGGAGTAAGTCTTACCATAGCTCCTGCCAAAAATGGTGTTGGGTGCCTTGGGAACCAGAGAGGTGAAGGATTAAGAAAAGACATTTCTCTAAATAAAAACCAATACATGGTgaagtgggtctgggtgatgggggcGTGAAACATAACACCAAATTATAAAAATCAACTTCTAAAAATATCTTAATTGTCTTTACTGGTTAGCAGTTACAAAGCATTTACAATCCAGCTTGGCTAACAACTGACTGGGAGACGGTGGTATAGCGATATTGTCAccggactagtattctagagaccgaGCATTATGCTCTGGGGAGGCGGGctcgaatcccaccatagcagatggtgaaatgtgaattaaataaaaatctggaattaaaagtctgatgatgaccatgaaaccattgccgactttcataaaaccccatctgcttcgctaatgtccttcagggaaggaaatctgctgtccttatttgGTATAGTctgcatgtggctccagacccacagcaatgtggttaactcttaaaaatGGCCTCTGagcaagggtgattagggatgagtaaaaaatgctggcctagccagcgatgcccacgtcccatgaacaaataaaaaaaaaattccctttttTAAATATAGACTGCATCTGCTTCTTGATTTAAAACAGTTCGAGATGGCAGGCAGGACTTTTGCGCTAACATAGGAGCAAGAACAGAGGTGGGCAGGTAATTCTGTGGCATAGGCCTGCATGCCAGTTTGCCGGCACCATTTTTCTGAGGGGCAGATCAAGGGCAGAATCGCTACCCAGCTCACCCACAAGCAGCAGGAAGCTTAATACAATTGAAAGGCCACTAACTGGAGGCTGACTGGCATCAGGAGCAGTGCAGCTGTCTGTAAGCAGCCTCCTGGCAGAAGGCTTGGAGACCTGCTCCTGCCTACATGGCCACAGTTGTAGCTGCAGGTTGCCCTATGGAGGAGCTTCCCCTCTACATGGTGGAGTAGCAGCTGTGatcatttttatttcagttttgttCTAGTTGCTGGGAGCACAAGCTGGAGatgttcctcctctcactctcttgcacTGGAAGGCTGCATAGGTCCTCCAGCTTTGACAGCCCAACCGCCATCTTTAATTAGCGCTCCCCTAttcagggaaaaaaaattacTGCTGGGTGACTGTGCCTGACAAAGTGCTGGGTCAAGACCCCCATTTGACCCCGACGTCAAGGTCCTGACCCAAAATCATA contains these protein-coding regions:
- the LOC121290174 gene encoding eukaryotic translation initiation factor 4E-binding protein 1-like; its protein translation is MSGAAQKTESRAIPSRRVTVSDSAQLPQDYSTTPGGTLFSTTPGGTRIIYDRKFLMECRNSPVARTPPRDLPNIPGVTSPNTAEKVKPAANHVNSHEEKAAGGDDAQFEMDI